The Tissierellales bacterium genome segment ATACAATTTTGGAGATAGAAATGATTCACTTACTGACTATGCAGGTCATGGAACAGCAGTAAGCGGTGTGATAAGTGCTACAGTAGATAATGGCAAGGGGATAGCAGGAATAGCAGGAGATTTACCTATAAAGATATTACCATTAAAGGTTGAAGATATATGGGGAAGGATGTATGTGAGTTATGCTATAGCTGCTATAGATTATGCTATAGAAAAAGATGTAGATATAATAAATATCAGTTCTGGTGTTAGTCAGTATTCCTATGCATATCACAGAGCAATACAGAGAGCTAATGATGCTGGAATAATGGTATTTGCATCAGCTGGTAATTTTAGACAAAAAGGAAATCCGCTATTTTATCCGGCGGCTTATGAAGAAAGCATATCTGTTGGTTCTGTTTCGGAACAACAAAGTGTATCTTACTTTTCGGAGTCAAATGAATTTGTAGATTTTGTGGGTCCTGGAGAAGAAATACTCACTACTAAACCATATGATAGTTATGAATCTACATCGGGAACATCATTTTCATCACCATTTGTAGCTGGAGCGGCTGCTATACTTAAGAGTCTAAATTCAGATCTTTCTTCATTTGAGATACGAGAATTGCTTGCTGAGACTGCTATAGATTTGGGTGATAAGGGAAAAGATGATGACTACGGCTATGGTCTAGTACAGCCACTAAAGGCTGTAGAACAATTAATTCAAAATTTAGAAGGTGCAGAGCTACCAGATGAGAAATGGCAAATTTGGGATAGTAAAACAACATCTGATATAAATAAAGTTTGGCAGGTGAAATTTAATCAGGTATTGGAAATGAGTAGTTTAAATGATACAACAATATTAGTTAGGGATGCATTAAATAGAAAATTTGATGTAAAATTTGCTTTGTCAGAAGATAAGAAAACACTAAAGATTACTCCGGTGAAGTCTTATGAATCTGGAGAAAACTATACATTATATATATCTACAAAAGTAAAGAGCAAGGATGGTAAATTTTTGAAAGAGCCAATAAAGATGACTTTTAATGTAGATTAGAATTGACAGATTCTTTGGAATCAGGTATACTGCACTCGGGATTTGAAAGAAATGAAAGTGCAAAGGGAGAGAAGCAGTAGTGAAAAAATTTGGGATAATAATTATGATGGTGATGATATTGCTTTCTGGATGTAATAGCTCTAATGAGCCTAAAACAGTTGATTTAGAGCCAACTACGGAAACAGAATTTTTACTAGACACATTGGTATCGATAACTCTATACGGAGATGATTCAAAGTATATGAGTGATTTATTTGATTTGATTGAGGTTTACGACGAGAAATTAGATGCACATGATGAAAAAAGTGAAGTTTATAGAGTTAATAAAAGAGAATCGAATGTATTGAGCGATGAATTAAAGGAGCTGTTAGAGAGGAGCTTTGTTTATTCAGAACTTTCAAAGGGATATTATGATGTGACTATTGCACCACTTGTAGATCTTTGGGATATTCAAAAT includes the following:
- a CDS encoding S8 family peptidase produces the protein MRRHWILAMIFVMISLCLGTVAFAEKENSEDEPTGERLIVIYESDKLENSVIQKFAKNAAESEGSIDKKTPLERISGDMIQSQEVVFDKKGIRTEQITLDKSVDADEYIENLKKQDGVELVEKDYELEYLDDVSDPYYENQWYLAQYQIKKLWDRVDSRGEDVVVAVIDSGIDEYHEDLVGRIANGGYNFGDRNDSLTDYAGHGTAVSGVISATVDNGKGIAGIAGDLPIKILPLKVEDIWGRMYVSYAIAAIDYAIEKDVDIINISSGVSQYSYAYHRAIQRANDAGIMVFASAGNFRQKGNPLFYPAAYEESISVGSVSEQQSVSYFSESNEFVDFVGPGEEILTTKPYDSYESTSGTSFSSPFVAGAAAILKSLNSDLSSFEIRELLAETAIDLGDKGKDDDYGYGLVQPLKAVEQLIQNLEGAELPDEKWQIWDSKTTSDINKVWQVKFNQVLEMSSLNDTTILVRDALNRKFDVKFALSEDKKTLKITPVKSYESGENYTLYISTKVKSKDGKFLKEPIKMTFNVD